GCCTTCATCGGGGGCATTCTCATCCCACACAGACCACATCTGGACACTGAAGAAAGGCGCCCAGCAGGCGATATAGGCCAGCACAATGACGAAGGTCATCTTCACAGTTCGGATCTTGGCCCGCGAGATGGTGCTGACGCTGCTAACCCGGGACGGCAGCCCCCGCGTGGCTGCCACCGGGCCACGAGGAGCAGATGGCCTGTTCGCAGGGCCCCAGCTCCCTCCTTCGGCCTGCCCAGCCTCCGTCTTGACTTTGAGGTTCTTGCAGATTTCGTGGCAGATGAGGCTGTAGCAGGCTGTGAGCATGGCCACTGGCAGGATGAAGATGGCTAGGGTGGTCCAGGTGATGTAGGCCCGTGGCCCCCAAGGGAAGCGGAAGTCTGCCCAGCAGTCCAGCACTCCAGAGCCCTGGATCACCTCTCgtagggaaaaaatgaagactTGAGGGAGGCTGAGGACCGCCGCCAGCAGCCAGGGGGCTGCGATGAGCGGGTAGGTGGACCGGCTGGGCTGCTGGAGGCTGCGCAGGGGGTGACAGACGGCCAGGTAGCGGTCCAGCGTCATGGCCAGCAGCATGTAGGTGGAAGCAAACATGCTCAGCACCTGCAGGTACTTGACGGCCCGGCAGAGCGGGTCCGGGCCCCGGAAGCGGTAGGTGATGTCCCACAGCAGCTGGGGCAGCACCTGGAAGAGCGCCACGCCCAGGTCGGTCAGAGCCAGATGCAGCACGAACACCTGCATGCGGGAGCGCTTGCGGACCGGCTGTCCCACCGTCAGAAGCACCGTCAGGTTGCCCCCTGTCGCCAGCGCCAGGACAGTGGCCAGGACGCCGATCTCCACCCTGGCCAGCTCCTCATCCCGGCCCAGCCAGGGTGTGGTGGCGTTCGCAGCAGCGACGGTGCTCCCCGAGGTAGGAGCAGCCGTCCAAGGAGGCCTGGAATCCATGGTGGAAGTTTGCTGGGAGAGAAGCAGGCGGGGAGGCGGGGATGGACGCAGTGTGAGCGCAAGTAGAGAGGCCGAAGGAATGAGACGGAGTGGGCAGGAGGAGGTTAAAGATGGAAGAAAGGGGAAGGGTGGGCTGACCAGAAGGAGGCTGAGACTGTGTGGCAGGAGTTAAGAGGGCAGGGATGGAGACGATGAGGGAGAATGAGGTAAGGAAGAAGATGCTGAGCCCAGAGAGGGGCGAGGGGACCCGGGAGCGAAGGGAAGCAAGAGTCAGGCAGCCGAGGAGTCAGGAAGGGGAGAATGGGCGAGGCTGGGCAAGGCGAGCCTTCTGGAAGGGTAAAAAGACTGGGGGAGCTGGCACCACTCCCCAGTGCGCCTCAAATCCACTTTCCCCAAACTTTCCTGCAAGCGGGTGCCCCTAAACCTGTTTGCAGGAGCGCTCCTGGCCGGAGGAGTCTCTGGAAAACGCCGCTGAGCCCGCCCGGGCTGGCGGCCCGGCGCGAGCAGGCTTTATGCGCTCGCACCCGAGAGCAGCGGCCCCTGCGCGCCGCGTGGCTCCCGCCGGGGAGGGCGGAGTGACACCGTAAGCGACCAACCGCGGGGCCCGGAGAGGCtggctgggggggcggggggcgcgggaGTGGGGACTCGAGGGAGGCccgggaggaggggcagaggggcagACAGACAGGGCCCCGGACAGACAGGGAGCCAGAGAAGCCCACGGCGTGGCGAGCGCCCACCGGCCGGCGGCGCCCGCGGACAGACGAGCTCCCCGTGGCTCGCGCCTGGCACCGTCGGACTGTCTCCCGAGACAGGTGCGCGCCCAGGGGACGGGTGGTGGCCGCCCACCTACCGGGGACCCCGCGGCCGGCAGCGCTGGGGGGTCCCTGTCCCCCAGGTAGCCCCCCAAGGGTGGCCAGGTGGGCGAGGCAGCGCCCCAGACGGAGCCCGGGGCCGTCGGCGGTGGCGTCTGACCGCAGGCTTTGGGGAAACCTGGAGCCAGAAAGGCGGGAAGAAAATAAAGGCGAGGCTGCGGGTGGAGAGGAAGCAGCTGCGGAGAGCGCACGGTGGGACGAGCCAGTCCTGGGGAACCGGGGTCCAGGGCAGGGCTTCGCCTCCAGGCTTCCCGGAGTCTTGCACCAGCGGTCACCTCAAGGCGGTTTAACCACCCTGGGAGGTAGAAAACTGAGGTGGTGGAAGTCACAGGATTCGCTCTAGAAAAATCACAGAACTGCCGAAGCAGTGGAGGCGGGACTAGCTAGACCCAGTGCTTTTCCCAGAGCGGCCTTTGCTAACATCCGTGAGAGGCACGGGCGCAGATAAAAAGAAGCCACCGGGGCCCAGAGGAAGCTCACAGGGCGGTGGAGACAGTGCAGCAGAGCCGCGGTGCTGGGTGtggaattcattttatttttagtacatAGAGGAGGTGGATCACTGGGACTCCAGAGCAGAAGTTCCTTAGGAGTGACAACAGCATTGTCCGCTACCCTCAGAAAGGTCAGGGCCCATCATCATTCTGGAGGTCCGCTTGTCTTGCCTTTTAATCAAACCTGACCCCCCTTTATAGTGTCATCCGTCCACCACGTATCCAATTAAGGTCCCTTCTTGACTCGCCTCCATCCTACACAGCCTGCACATTCATCTCCAGCTCATCCTTCATGGTTCAAACACTCACAATCCTCACCTAAAATTTATTAGCATCCTTTTGTGCTATGCAGCTCAACCCTTTGACAGCAAAACTCAAAAGGGCTGTTTGTCTCCATCTTCTTACTCCCATTCATTTCTCGatgcattcatttaaaattatatgtagtTAAACATATGATATCAAACTATATGTACCATTCTGgaacttgctttttaaattccactttattttttaggtctgCCCATGGTAAGACATAGATCTAGCTTATTCAGTTTCTCATGCACACTACTGAAGTATGTGAATATAatgcattttgtttattcatgattttaggttattttcagcttttttagctagttaatttttaatgctacaatgaacattctTTGTATATGTGTCCTTATGTTCATGTGTGAGAATTTCTCTCAGGTGTACATACAGATGTATATGCTTGATGTAAGTATTATTGGACCATAGTGTATGAATTTTCAATTAGATAGATCCATATCTTAAATTTTGTCTCCAAATGTGTTGTGCCGATTTAGTCTCCCACCAGTTGCGTTTGAGTTTTCCACCGTCGTCACAGTCAGACTTTCTAATTTTCACTAATTTGATAGATATGAAATAGCATCTCATGCTGCTTTTATTCTACTTCACTGACTATTGAGTGTCTTACCATGTGTTTATTTGTTGTTTGGGCTTTTGTGAGTTGTTTATATCCTCTGCACAGTTTTTGATTGGATGGTCTTTCTTGTCAGTTTGTAGGAAATCTCTGTATGTtctgatatgaatattttatgtACTCTGATCCGTTGCATATCTTCTTTAATCTCTTATCTTTTGTTTATGGGATCATTTGTTACaaagaaagcttttttaaatgaaatcagtattttcttttatcatttctgCTTTTTGTGACTTGTGTTCCCTATCTCAAGAACAGAGAGGTCCCGTATTTTTTTCTAACCTGTTTAacatttggttttcattttctaggTCTTCATCCATTTAGAAttcattttgtgtatgtgtgagatAAGAGTCAGCTTCGCTTTTCTCCCGCATGATGAATCAGTTCTCAGTTTACTGAGTACTCCGTTCCCACCGTCACCGGTATAATACATTAAGTTTCGAAGTCTGTATCTGGTGCTATTTCTGGGGTCTCTGCTCTgttccattgttttatttttatccctGTTCTATTATTTCACTGTTTTATGTTCTAAAGCTTTATAATAAACTTTAATGTATAGGAAAAAAGCCAACAAGCCTCCATCTTGTTCTTATTTTCAAACCATTTTGGAAATTGTGAGGTTAGGTATCAGTTTGTCTAGTACCACAAAAATTTCTGTTGAGTTTTCATTTGAAAGCATTGAATTTAGAGAATATTTTGGGGGGAGAATtgacatatttataattttattcagtCTATTTTATGTCCTCCAATAATACTTaataattttcttcataaatgtcttcccacagaggagccaggcaggttacagtccatgggaccacaaaaggtcagacatgactaagcaactgatcAGCAGGCACTTTTTCACAGGTTTACTCCCATGTACCTAGTAATTTCTGTTGCCACTCTACATAGAATTTTGTTCTATCATATTTTCTAATAACTATTATTTGTCGTTTATTGCCAGTATTTGGGGgcaatattgattttttaactTGCTCTTAAATTTAGCAATTTGCTGCGCCCTCTTATACTAGTAAATTATTTTGGACTATCTATGCTTATAATGTTCTCTGCAAACAGCAATCATTTTTTGTCTTCCATTCCAATTCCATttaatgcatttcttttccttgtcttactGTAATAGCTAAGACTCCGCTACAATGTTCAATAGCAGACAACATTGATTTCTGACTTTAGTGAAAATGCTTCTAAAGTTTCATCATTAAACATCATACTTATGGTAGATCCCTTcactttgtacttttaaaaatatcctcaTTTTTTTATAAGCACAtagtttaaagattttattttcttgggctccaaaatcactgaggatagtggcatagccatgaaataaaaagatgcttgctccttggaaggaaagctatgacaaatctagacagcatattaaaaagcagaaatatcactttgccaacaaaggtctgtctagtcaaagctatggtttttccagtggtcatgtatggatgtgagagttggactataaagaaagctgaacaccgaagaattgatgctttcgaactgtggtgttggagaagactcttgagagtcccttggacagcaatgagatcaaaccagtccatcctaaaggaaatcaattctgaatattcattggaagggctcatgctgaaggtgaagctccagtgctttggacacctgatgtgaagacctgactcattggaaaataccctgattctggggaagattgaaggcaaaaagagaagggggcagcagaggatgagatggttagattgcatcactgactcaaaggacaggagtctgatcaaactctgggagatagtggaggatagaggtgCCTGCAGtactgctgttcatggggttgcaaagagtaggccatgacttagtaactgacaACAGTAACAATATATTTACATGTTGCTCTTTGCcatgctctggaggagggcatggcaacccactccagtattcttgcctggagaatccccatggacagaggagcctggcgggctacagtccatggggtctcaaagagtcagacatgactgagcgactaaactcaGCAATCTTCCCAATAGAGTAATCGGAATAGTGAGTCTCCATCTGAGGCTGACTTTATATGAACTGAAAGTTGAATCTGTAAGGAGTAATGGAGAttgataaagtctctcactcaaaatatttaaaaatttaagaaagaccTGGTTCATCCTCACATGATTTAATCTAATCCTTTACAAAAGGATTTGCTTCCATGGATTTGAATGTTGGCTACTGCATTATAACCAGTAGACTAAGATGCAGAGAAATCACAATTGAAATTCTTAGATGGCCACTTCAAGTAAAGAAGAAAGAAGTGTTCTGTTTTCATATGTTCAACTTGAAcataatattttcagaaatagatctacaatgggaaataaaatttatttgtatacTTATCAATAACTCTTCTGTTAATGATCTTCCATTTTGTCCAGAAGGGTGAACTCCAAATTCTTCCTGCATTATTATTGGCCTGTGAAGAATGGAAAATGTGTGTTCCTCTTGTATCACACCAAGACCTGGGTGGAAGAAAGTAGATAAGGGTATTTTCCTCCTTAGCCTCTGGGTGCCTGGCATGCAGAGGCTTCTTCTTGGTTGGGACTCGAATGCTCTTAGCATGTTGAGTTACTTGCCAGGGCTGGCGCTTCAGAGAGATGCTTGATTCCTTGTCTCCACACTTGTCATCCACCAGGCACTGGCCTTTCTGCTTCCCTGGGTAACCCTTGATTCACTGTCCCCTAAGTGTCTAGATGGAGGAAGCAGTCTGGGAAAGATGGGCACTATGGGGACTAATGGACCTTTTATAGCCTTGTTGTAGCCACTGTCTTCTGTTAAGTTGGTTTAACCCTGAGACTGATGGACACACATGGGTAAAATAAGTTGGTATAGAGAATGGGAGAGGCATCTGAACAGGTGTTGAACTCAGGGACTCTCCAAAAGCTTCCAGTTTCTCTCACCACAAAACATCTTGAAAAGTCCTAGAATGCAGGAGTTGAAAGGGACTTATACCTTGGTTCAGACCAAGAGACTTAGAGACCATCAAATCCCATTCTCTCCTTGTCCAGAAGTAAGTCCAGCCTGAAAGCCAAAGATATGAGTGAGGTTCTCAACACCACATGGACATCTAAAGTGAGAGCCCGGCCAAGTCTGTCCTTGTGCTCTTTGCCCCATCACTCCCCCAGGACAGCGATTCTCCACCTTGACTGTACAACGCAACCTCCTGACAAACTGTAAAATGCCGAGGCtcactcacagacagagaaggcaatggcaacccactccagtgttctcgcctggagaaccccagggacgggcgagcctggtgggctgctgtttatgggatcgcacagagtcggacacgactgaagcgacttagcagcagcagcagcacccacagAAATTCTATTTGGATCCACTGCTGAAGGGCAAATGTTTTAGCACTGAAGCTGATAAAACACCGCTTGACCCATACTAGAAGGCCAGTAAGTTTTTGGTGAATGTTAATTCAGAATTTAATGAgcacaaacaaataaatggattatCCCCAGCaggtaagattttattttatttatcaactTAATcgtagacatttaaaaatattcacagaagTAGAGAGACTACTGTAATTATTTTGATAGTATATAATTTACCTTTAGAGGTTTTCTGAAGAGTAGATCGGAGAAGTGACTAATGCTGCTGAGAATTCTCACACCCCCATGGGGCCAGGGTTGAGTTACCTGTATGCAATATGTTTGGGAACCTCTCAGACCATAACCCCCTGAATATGTAGCTGTGAGAGATGCAAATGGGGGGACCCAGTGCCCAGGCATCCTGGAAGCCAGAAACAGAGCAGGCAGCTAAAGTCGGGAGGCCTTTTATACAACATGCGCATTTTGCAAGCCTGGCCCTAGGGCAGTCCTCAGCTCCAACCAGGTGAAGCTGAATTAGTGCCAGACAGTGTCACCAGGGCTAGGGCTGTCTCCCAGAAGTATTCAGCTCTCTGGGGTGGCTTTTTAGGACAGGAAGTGATTCTGTTATGTTCAAATAACCCCGCCTTTGACACCCATTACGGGACTGTTGAAACTTTCCCCATTAATTATCATCAGTTTATGAGAAAGTCTTGGTTTTGGTTACAAGCTCATCGTGACTATCAGAACTCTTAAATACATTTCCTTGAAGTTTAATGAAATGAAAGCAGTGACTCACCAAGGATAAATGCACACCATATCTTTCTAGTTTCCAGGTAAGCTGGTCCCCAGCCAACTTAGTGGTCTTGGCTGTTTGAGGTTAGGAGCCCTGGAAAGGGGGGGCCCTGGGATGGGGCACAGCTCCTGAGCTCATGGGATCAGGAAGGTGGGGGACAGCTGCTGAATCCTGCTTCTTCCTCTAGCACTCCCCACGCCCCCAGGGAAGTAGAGTGTCGTCATTAAGTAGGCCCACGTACCTCCCTGCCGACCTCCATTCTGCTATGTAAGAGGAGGGCAGTTTGCTTTCAGCACCTTTAAAGCCTGCTGCCGGGATCTCTGTGCctcttttcctttacttcttGTGCCATCCCCCCTCCATGTTTCCAAGCCCTCATGCTGTGCCCGGCAGCCCAGGGATCCCCATGGCAAGTTTTCCTGCCCAGGTTGGGTAGGCGGATGGGTAAGTGACAGCCCATGTTAGAGATatacctctctctttctcttctcatcCACACTTACCTATTCGGTGACCTACTAACGGAGGGCAGTGGCAGGGAGCTCATTAACCTATATTGTTAGCACATACAGGTAGGTAGCGTGAAATAGTCAGGGCATCTATTATTCATCCCTGGTGATAACAATATCCCCAGCTCTTACCATAGCTCTTGGTACATagtgggtgctcagtaaatgtttattggaaAGATgggtgaaagaaatggaaaaaatcacTGGACCTAACGCTGGACCCACATTCTCCTCTTGGTGCTGTTCGTAGCTCAGTGTCTTTGATGATGTCACCTCATcactctggcctcagtttcctcttgcaTAAACCAAGGTGGGTGGATGAAatttcctgcactgcctcctTTATGGTTCTAAGCTGATACAAGTCCTGATCCATGCTGAGGAGATATTAACACTTACGTTTAAAACAGACCTGAGAAACAATATCTAACCCAAGGAGAAGCTCTCATTCTGAAAATTCAGAGCTCACACAGCCAGGAAAGTCAAAGTCAGGGGCCAGATTAGTTTCCTGGGGGCTGATTCTGACCCAGTGTCCAAGACAGCAGCGGGTGTCAGCAACTGCCCCACAGAGGATGCCTGAAGGTCATGCAGCGGGACCAGGCTACAGGCAGTGCTGTGCAGGGGGTGTGCAGGGTGAGAGGCTTACCTCTGCAAGGTGCCTCCCACGCTGGTCCATGCCCATGCCCTTCCCAGGGTCGACCTAAATTCACATCTGATCTCTAATGTATTTCCACCGTAAGAATTAGGTGTCCTGATTGCCTCAGTTCAAGGAATGTCACTGTGGAGGCATCAGGGACTAGtttaaaatggaataaacaacaaggacctactgtatggcatcagttcagtctagttcagtctctcagtcatgtccgactctttgcgaccccatgaatcacagcacgccaggcctccctgtgcatcaccatctcctggagttcactcagactcacgtccatcgagtcagtgatgccatccagccatctcatcctcggtcgtccccttctcctcctgcccccaatccctttcagcatcagagtcttttccaatgagtcaactcttctcatgaggtggccaaagtactagagtttcagctttagcatcattccttccaaagaaatcccaggtctggtctccttcagaatggactggttggatctccttgcagtccaagggattctcaagagtcttctccaacaccacagctctaaagcatcaattcttcggcgctcagctttcttcacagtccaactctcacatccatacatgaccacaggaaaaaccatagccttgactagatggaccttagtcggcaacgtaatgtctctgcttttgaatatgctatctaggttggtcataacttttcttccaagggcagcatcttttaatttcatggctgcagtcaccatctgcagtgattttgaagccccccaaaacaaagtctgacactgttcccactgtttccccatctatttcccatgaagtgatgggactggatgccatgatcttcattttctgaatgttgagctttaagccaactttttcgctctcctctttcactttcatcaagaggcttttagttcctcttcactttctgccataagggtggtatcatctgcatatctgaggttagtgatatttattctggcaatcttgattccagcttgtgtttcttccagtccagcgtttctcatgatgtactctgcacagaagttaaataagcagggtgacaatatacagccttgacgtactccttttcctatttgaaaccagtctgttgctccatgtccagttctaactgttgcttcctgatctgcatacagatttctcaagaggcaggtcaggtggtctggtattcccatctctttcagaattttccccagtttattgtgatccacacagtcaaaggctttgacatagtcaataaagcagaaatagatgtttttctagaactctcttgctttttccatgatccagtggatgttggcaatttgatctctggttcctctgccttttctaaaaccagcttgaacatctggaagttcacagttcacatattgctgaagcctggcttggagaatgttgagcattactttactagcgtgtgagatgagtgcaattgtgtggtagtttgagcattctttggcattgcctttctttgggattggaatgaaaatggaccttttccagtcctgtggccactgctgagttttccaaatgtgctggcatattgagtgcagcactttcacagcatcatctttcaggatttgaaatagctaaactggaattccatcacctccactagctttgttcgtagtgatgctttctaaggcccacttgacttcacattccaggatttgaGTGATGCACAGACTTGACATACATTATTATGAATTCTCACTGCAACCCTGGAAAATAAACACTGCATTATAattatttctgtctctctttctcttaatGGTGAGGAAATTGAAATGATACACAGAGGTTAACTGACTTGCCCACAGAGCCAGTAAGTGAGGGACCAGGATTCCAAATCTTTTTCAGAAAAGACTCCAGAACTCAACCTTTCCTCTGTTCTTAAGTACTTGAAGGAGATAACAGAAAAAGATCACAGCATTCCCCATTATCTACTcaataaaacaatataataacAACTAACATTTACATACTCTTCAgagttgaaaaattattttacattccctcatttaattctcaccatgatctgagccacaggcagctcctggtcttatttttgctgactgtatagagcttctccatctttggctgcaaagaatataatcaatctgatttcggtgttgaccatctggtcatgtccatgtgtagagtcttctcttgtgttgttggaagtcttctcttgtgttgctatgaccagtgcgttctcttggcaaaactttattagtctttgacctgcttcattccatactccaaggccaaatttgcctgttactccaggtgtttcttgacttcctacttttgcattccagtcctctctaatgaaaaggacatcgttttcgggtgttagttctaaaaggtcttgaaggtcttcatagaaccattcaacttcagcttcttcagtgttactggttggggcataggcttggattaccgtgatattgaatggtttgccttggaaacgaacagagatcattctgtcatttttgagattgcgtccaagtactgcgtttcggtctcttttgttgaccatgatggctactccatttcttctaagagattcctgaccacagtagtagatataatggtcatctgagttaaatacacccattccagtccattttagttcactgattcctagaatgtcgacattcactcttgccatctcctgtttgaccatttccaatttgccttgattcatagacctaatattccaggttcctatgcggtattgttctttacagtgtcagaccttgcttctatcaccagtcacatccacaactaggtattgtttttgctttggctccatcccttcattctttctggagttatttctccactgatctccagtagcatattgggcacctaccgacctggggagttcctctttcagtatcctattattttgccttttcatactgttcatggggttctcaaggcaagaatactgaagtggcttgccatccccttctccagtggaccacattctatcagacctctccaccatgacctgcccatcttgggtggccccacacggcatggcttagtttcactgagttagacaaggctgtggtccatgtgattagattggctagtttcctgtgattatggtttcacctccttattgccaaattcagacttaaattgaagaaacaaggggaaaccactagaccattcaggtatgacctaaatcaaatcccttatgattatacagtggaagtgagaaatagatttaagggactagatctgatagacaaagtgcctgatgaactatggacagaggttcgtgacattgtataggagacagggatcaagaccatccccatggaaa
The sequence above is a segment of the Ovis aries strain OAR_USU_Benz2616 breed Rambouillet chromosome 12, ARS-UI_Ramb_v3.0, whole genome shotgun sequence genome. Coding sequences within it:
- the AVPR1B gene encoding vasopressin V1b receptor (The RefSeq protein has 3 frameshifts compared to this genomic sequence; stop codon completed by the addition of 3' A residues to the mRNA), producing MDSRPPWTAAPTSGSTVAAANATTPWLGRDEELARVEIGVLATVLALATGGNLTVLLTVGQPVRKRSRMQVFVLHLALTDLGVALFQVLPQLLWDITYRFRGPDPLCRAVKYLQVLSMFASTYMLLAMTLDRYLAVCHPLRSLQQPSRSTYPLIAAPWLLAAVLSLPQVFIFSLREVIQGSGVLDCWADFRFPWGPRAYITWTTLAIFILPVAMLTACYSLICHEICKNLKVKTEAGQAEGGSWALRTGHLLSCPVAATRGLPSRVSSVSTISRAKIRTVKMTFVIVLAYIACWAPFFSVQMWSVWDENAPDEDSTNVAFTISMLLGNLSSCCNPWIYMGFNSHLWWRALRRLACCRGAGPRMRRRLSNGSLSSRHATLLTRSSGLPARGLSPGLSRKPGPRDSLRGTEQVDGDAATETSIF
- the AVPR1B gene encoding vasopressin V1b receptor isoform X1, whose amino-acid sequence is MDSRPPWTAAPTSGSTVAAANATTPWLGRDEELARVEIGVLATVLALATGGNLTVLLTVGQPVRKRSRMQVFVLHLALTDLGVALFQVLPQLLWDITYRFRGPDPLCRAVKYLQVLSMFASTYMLLAMTLDRYLAVCHPLRSLQQPSRSTYPLIAAPWLLAAVLSLPQVFIFSLREVIQGSGVLDCWADFRFPWGPRAYITWTTLAIFILPVAMLTACYSLICHEICKNLKVKTEAGQAEGGSWGPANRPSAPRGPVAATRGLPSRVSSVSTISRAKIRTVKMTFVIVLAYIACWAPFFSVQMWSVWDENAPDEDSTNVAFTISMLLGNLSSCCNPWIYMGFNSHLWWRALRRLACCRGAGPRMRRRLSNGSLSSRHATLLTRSSGLPARGLSPGLSRKPGPRDSLRGTEQVDGDAATETSIF